One stretch of Procambarus clarkii isolate CNS0578487 unplaced genomic scaffold, FALCON_Pclarkii_2.0 HiC_scaffold_95, whole genome shotgun sequence DNA includes these proteins:
- the LOC138360106 gene encoding splicing regulatory glutamine/lysine-rich protein 1-like: MAANITKSRSRKRPKSPEVGRDKRVQKQEETKESRSRKRPKSPEKQEETKESRSRKRLKSPEAGTDQRIQKQEETKESRSRKRPKSPEAGRDQRVQMQEETKESRSRKRPKSPETGRDLESRSRKRPKSPEAGRDQRVQKHKETKESRSRKRPKSPEAGRDQRVQKQEEMNKMSVARQASTTSPPATSHNQSSLTRQLRHCPTA, translated from the exons ATGGCTGCAAATATTACCA agtccagaagcaggaagagaccaaagagtccagaagtagGAAGAGacaaaagagtccagaagcaggaagagaccaaagaatccagaagcaggaagagaccaaagagtccagaa aagcaggaagagaccaaagagtccagaagcaggaaaagactaaagagtccagaagcaggaacagACCAAAgaatccagaagcaggaagagaccaaagagtccagaagcaggaagagaccaaaaagtccagaagcaggaagagaccaaagagtccagatgcaggaagagaccaaagagtccagaagcaggaagagacctaaGAGTCCAGAAACAGGAAGAGAcctagagtccagaagcaggaagagaccaaagagtccagaagcaggaagagaccaaagagttcaGAAGcacaaagagaccaaagagtccagaagcaggaagagaccaaagagtccagaagcaggaagagaccaaagagtccagaagcaggaagagatgaATAAAATGTCTGTTGCCCGCCAGGCTTCAACTACCAGTCCTCCAGCGACGTCTCACAACCAATCAAGTCTTACAAGGCAGTTGCGCCACTGTCCAACAGCCTAA